CCTTTGAAGAAAACCAGTTGTTTGCCACCCTCGATCCAATGACAAGGAAAGCGATCTTGCCAAGCGGCTTTACGGCTCTATTAACAGATACGGTTGGTTTCATACAGGACTTGCCAACGACTTTGATTGCTGCTTTCCGCTCTACTTTGGAAGAGGTTCGTGAAGCAGATTTGCTCTTGCATGTAGTGGATATGTCCAATGAGGATTACTACTCACATGAACAAACAGTTAATAAACTGCTGGAGGACCTTGAAGTCCACCAAATCCCACAGGTTACCGTTTACAATAAACGCGACATCGCACACCAGGATTTTGTGCCAAACGCAAAAAATGAGACGGCTTTTATTAGTGCGTACAATGAGGAAGACCGCAAGAACTTGCTTGTAAAAATTGAACAGTCAATCATTGGAATGATGGAACCTTTCCATGTACTCGTGCCGTCAGATGAAGGGAAACTCCTGGCACAATTGAAAAATGAAACCATTCTTCGTGAGCTTGCATTTGACGAAGAAAAGCAAGGCTATGTCTGCAAGGGCTATTCTTTAGCTGATCATCAGATTACCGGCCAGCTGAAGCGGTTCTCGATATAATTTGATACTTATACAAGATAGGAGAGCAACATGTTTACACACTTGAAAAATGGGCAAATGCTGCAGCCGCTTGTCAGCGAAATTGAGCAGCAGATTGCTGATATCCACAAAAAAATAGACGGACGGATTGATTCAAATCAGTTCAGGGTATTGCAAAGTTTCCAGAAGCATCGAGTGAGTGATTCTCATTTCATTCCGACGACTGGTTATGGATACGACGATGCGGGCAGGGAGACGCTCGAAAAAATTTATGCCGAGGTGTTTGGTGCTGAAGCTGGGCTGGTTCGCCCTCAAATCATTTCAGGAACTCATGCGATTTCGATTTCGTTATTTGGCATCCTTCGGCCTGGTGATGAGCTGCTATATATCACTGGGAAACCATATGACACTCTGGAAGAGATTGTCGGGATACGGGGAACCGGAAACGGATCATTGAAGGAATTCGGAATCTCCTATGATTCCGTCCATCTAACGGAAACTGGAGAAATCAATTGGGGTGCAGTAGAGAAGGCCATCAAGCCTGAAACGAAAATGATCGGCATCCAGCGTTCGAAAGGGTATGCGACACGACCTTCATTCACTGTGGCGCAAATTGGTGAAATGGTGAAGTTCGTAAAGGAAATCAAATCCGATGTCGTTGTCTTTGTTGATAACTGCTATGGTGAGTTTGTCGAAGAGCTGGAACCATGCCATGTTGGCGCTGATCTGATGGCTGGATCCTTGATTAAAAATCCAGGCGGCGGTATTGCCAAGACAGGCGGATATATTGTTGGCAAGGAAGAGTTTGTCGAGTCATGTTCTTACCGGATGACATCTCCTGGTATCGGTGCCGAAGCCGGTGCTTCACTTTATTCATTACAGGAAATGTACCAGGGGTTTTTCATGGCACCGCATATTGTGGCGCAGGCTTTGAAGGGGGCAGTTTTCACAGCCGCGATGCTGGATCGTTTAGGAATGAATTCAATGCCTGAATGGGACGCGGAAAGAACTGATCTTATCCAGGCAGTCCAATTCGACGACCGTGAAAAGATGGTTGCTTTTTGCCAGGCAATTCAATATGCATCCCCAATCAATTCTCACGTAACCGCACACCCCGCTTACATGCCGGGATATGAAGATGAAGTAATCATGGCTGCTGGTACATTCGTCCAGGGAGCTAGCATTGAATTGACGGCTGATGGACCGATCAGGCCGCCGTATGTTGCATATGTACAAGGAGGCTTAACGTATTCACATGTGAAAATGGCCGTGTGCATAGCTCTCGATTCTTTAATTGAAAAAGGTTTAATACTTTTAAAATAGGTAAATATACAACAGGACGCTTGCTAAATAAGTCCTGTTCTTTTTTTATGAAATTTCATGTTAGATAATCTAACATATATTTGACAGGATTCCTTACATTGAATATAATAAGATTATCTTAAAAGGGAGGAGGAGAAATCATATGGGCGGAAGTGAAATTCGCCGGAATATGCCGCTCTTTAGTATTGGAATTGTCATGCAGCTGACAGATCTAACCGCAAGGCAAATTCGGTACTATGAAGAGCATGAATTGATTTCTCCGGCAAGAACAGAGGGCAATAAACGCCTCTTTTCCTTAAATGATATCGACAAGCTCCTAGAGATCAAAGACTTGATTGACCAGGGAGTCAATATGGCAGGCATCAAGAAGGTTTTCAATGTTCAACAACAGGCAAAACTAAGTGCCGCTGAGAAAAAACAGGCTGAAAAAACGAGAAGAGATCTTTCTGATTCTGAGTTGAGAAAACTGCTCAGGAAAGAGCTTCTCCAGGCAGGTCGTTTCAATAGGTCCACTGACCGCGGCGACATGTCGAGATTTTTCCATTAAGGATTTAAAAACTATTAATTCATTTGTTGAAAATTTTAGGAGGAAATTGGGATGGCAAAAAAGTTCACTAGAGAAGACATTATTCGTTTATCAAAAGAAGAAAATGTAAAATTCATCCGTCTGCAGTTCACAGACATTTTAGGAACAATCAAGAACGTAGAGATTCCAATCAGCCAGCTTGAAAAAGCTCTTGATAACAAAATGATGTTCGACGGATCTTCAATTGAAGGTTTCGTTCGTATCGAAGAATCTGATATGTACCTGATTCCTGACTTGGATACATGGGTGGTCTTCCCTTGGACAGCTGAAAAAGGTAAGGTTGCACGTTTGATTTGTGATATCAATAATGCTGATGGTACACCATTTGCTGGTGACCCGCGCGGTAACCTGAAGCGAATCCTGAAGGAAATGGAAGAGTTGGGCTTCACTAACTTCAATCTTGGGCCAGAACCGGAATTCTTCCTCTTCAAGCTTGATGTAAATGGCGAACCAACACTTGAATTGAATGATAACGGTGGATATTTTGACCTTGCGCCTACTGACCTTGGTGAAAACTGCCGCCGTGATATCGTGCTTGAGCTTGAAGAGATGGGCTTTGAAATTGAAGCATCACACCATGAGGTTGCTCCTGGACAGCACGAAATCGACTTCAAATATGCAGATGCTTTGACAGCTTGTGACCAGATCCAGACTTTCAAGCTAGTTGTTAAAACAATCGCTCGCAAACACGGCCTTCACGCAACATTCATGCCGAAACCATTGTTCGGAGTGAACGGATCCGGAATGCACTGCAATATGTCATTGTTCCGCAACGGCGAGAACTCATTCTTTGATCCTTCTGATAAAAAACTAGAGTTAAGCGAAACTGCTTACCAGTTCATCGCAGGAACACTGAAGCATGCTTCTGGATTTACAGCTGTAACAAACCCAACTGTAAACTCATATAAGCGTCTAGTACCTGGCTATGAAGCACCTTGCTATGTTGCATGGTCTGCCAAAAATCGTTCACCATTGATCCGTATTCCTGCATCTCGCGGAATGAGTACACGAGTTGAGGTCCGCAGTGTTGACCCAGCAGCAAACCCATACCTTGCAATGGCAGTATTGCTTGCAGCAGGTCTTGACGGAATCAAGAACAAAATGACTCCTCCAGCATCAGTAGACCGCAACATCTACGTGATGAACAAGGAAGAGCGCGTAGAAGAAGGAATCGACGATCTGCCGCCAACATTGGCAGCAGCCCTTGACCAGCTGAAAAAGAACGAAGTCATCAGCGCTGCACTCGGCGATCACATCCTAGAACACTTCATCGAAGCGAAAGAAATCGAATGGGATATGTTCAGAACTCAAGTTCACCCATGGGAACGCGAACAATACATGAGCATGTATTAATAGAAAAGAATGGCCTCCTGACTCTGTCAGGTGGTCATTTTTTTGCATAAGAAATGGCAATAATCGGCTGCCAGTAATCATTCTGCTTTTTATGAATCCCATACGAATCACCTCGAAATTAAGACGATATTTCCACAACCACTGCGTAAATTGCTGAAATTACGTTTTTCTCCCAATCCTCTGGTAAAGAAACTGTCGTCAAATATTAAAATTTTCAGAAAAATAATTGACTTTTTCCTATTTACACGTTATCTTTGTTTTAAAATATATAACACTTTTATTGTGTTACGATTATATAACGTTATATAAATAAAATTTTATGTAATACAGGGGGCGAAATCTTGATTTTACATGAAATCGAAACGAGCAGTCGTGAGGTCATTGAAGAAATTCAGCTCCAAAGACTCAAGACAGTAGTTGAGAAAATCGCTAATAGGGTGCCGTTCTACAAGAAGAAATTTGAGGACGCGAATTTTTCTCCTGAAATGCTAAATAGTCTGATAGATTTGGAAGCGCTTCCTTTCACCGAGAAGCAGGATTTGCGTAATCACTATCCTTTTGGGTTGTTCGCAGTTCCGCAAAGTGAATTGGTCAGGGTGCACGCCTCATCTGGAACGAGCGGGAAGCCGACGGTGGTTGGCTATACACAAAATGATATTGATATGTGGGGAGAGATTGTCGCCAGGTCAATTGCACTTGGTGGTGGTGAACCAGGCAATTTCCTTCAAAACGCTTATGGTTATGGACTTTTTACCGGTGGATTGGGCCTGCATTACGGTAGTGAAAAACTGGGAATGGTGACAGTGCCTGTTTCAGGTGGTAATACCCAAAGACAAATCATGTTAATAGAAGATTTTAAACCGCAAGTCATTTGCGGGACACCTTCTTATATCCTGAATATTGCTGAAACGATGGAGGAAATGGGCAAGGACCCGCGCGACACTTCCCTTAAGTACGGTATCTTCGGAGCTGAACCTTGGTCTGAAGAAATGAGAAAAACGCTAGAAGAGAAGCTCGGAATAAAGGCATGCGATATTTATGGACTGAGTGAAGTGATCGGGCCAGGTGTCGCTAATGAATGCCATGAAGCACAGGCAGGACTCCATGTTGCTGAGGATCATTTTTATGTGGAAGTCATTAACCCTGATACTCTGAAACCTGTTCCTGATGGGGAAGAAGGCGAACTGGTTTTTACCAGCCTGACAAAGGAAGCGTTTCCGGTCATCCGCTACCGGACTGGAGACATCGCTTCCATAACGAAGGAAAAATGCAGCTGTGGAAGAACGACAGTAAGGATGTCACGAGTCAAAGGACGTATTGATGACATGCTGATCATCAATGGAGTCAATGTCTTCCCTTCTCAGATTGAACATTGCTTGCTGGCAGTACCTGAACTTGCGCCGCATTACCAAATTCAAATTTTACAGAAGCGAACATTAAAGGTCCTGGAATTGCATGTTGAGATGAATGAGGAGTATTTCACGATGATCGGGGCGGATCCGATTTCTGATTCTGTTTACCAGCTGGAGAAGAGGATACAGTCATTGCTTAGAAGTCAGTGTCTGATCTCGATGGAAGTGCGTGTGCATCGACCAAAAACAATCCCCCGTTCTGAGGGAAAGGCAGTCCGGATTGTTGATAAAACGAAAGAACCGATTGGAACTTAAAACTTAAGGAGGAAAGCAGCATGGAAAACACAATTTCATTCGATCAGCTGACTGAAGAGGCGAAATATGAGCACTTCATGAAGCGGATCGAAGCTGGCGATAAGATTGAAGCAGAAGATTGGATGCCGGATGACTATCGAATGACACTGATCAAGCTGATATCCATGCACGGCATCAGTGAGATAATGGGCGCGCTCCCTGAAAAGGAATGGGTGCCGAAAGCCCCTTCCTTGAAAAGAAAGCTTGGGATCATGGCCAAGGTGCAGGATGAAATGGGCCACGGCCAACTTTTGTTAAGGGTAGCCGAGGATTTGATGAAACCGCTCGGGAAATCACGCGAGAACATCATTCATGATTTGCTTTCCGGCGACTTGAAATTCCACAATGTCTTCCACATGGAAGCTAAAACGTGGGGAGATGCGGGGTTGATTGGCTGGCTTGTCGATGGCGCCGCCATCATCTCCCAAACGAATATGCTTGATGCTTCCTACGGTCCGTATGCAAGAGCGCTGAAGCGAATTTGTGCCGAGGAGGTTTTCCACGCCCAGCATGGTGAGGCGATCATCATGGCGCTTGCCGAAGGAACCGATGAACAAAAAGCGATGATCCAGGATTCAATCGACAGATGGTGGGAAGCGCTTCTCATGTTCTTCGGACCGGCGGATGCGTCTACTACAGGAACTTCCAAACAGGATACAACCATTAAATACAGGATCAGAACGAAAACGAATGAGGAGCTCCGCCAGGACTTTTTTACAAAATATATTCCAAGAGTCCTGTCACTTGGCTTGAAGCTGCCAGATGAGACGATGCATTTTGACCAGGAGTCAGGCATGTGGCAATACAAGCAGCCAGATTGGAGCAAGTTCAAACAAATCATCAAGAATAATGGTCCGAAATCAAAGGATCGTTTAAGGCTGAGGGAAATCTCCTACAGTAATAACAAGTGGGTCATCGACGCATTAAGCGGTAAAGCTTAAAACAACTAGAAAACGTTATAGTAACAGTCCAGGAATATCACCGGAAAGGAGAGAGGATCATGTCTGGGAGTGGATTTTACCAGGAATTCGAAGTCTTCAGCAAGAGGACGGCAACTTCCCCGATGCAGTACCAGTTCTCATTGCTGGCACCGAACCATGAGCTGGCCCTTGTGATGGCCCAGGAAAATTTCATGAGACGGGAGCCAGTTGCCGATATTTGGGTCGTCAAGCGCGATGATGTCAGAAAGATGTCGCTTGAAGAGAGGCAAACATTGCAGAGGCTTGATAATAAGGATTACAGGAATACGAAAGGCTACGGCTATTTGAAAAAGAAATGGCGCCATTACGAGCAGGAAATGCTTGATGAAAAAGAGATCTTGTCATGGGGAGGGAAGCAGGAGAAATGAAATATGAACTAGAAGATGCGTTGAAAAATGAAGCCCTTCGTGACGCTGCAGTTGAGCTCCTGTTCCAGCTCGCAGATGATGATTTCATGATTGCCTACCGAGGTTCAGAATGGCTTGGGCTTGCCCCTCATATTGAAGAAGACGTCGCTTTTTCCTCAATCAGCCAGGATACAATGGGCCACGCGGCGATGTTCTATCAGCTTCTAAGCGACCTGGGAGCTGGGGATGCAGATCAGCTTGCCCATGCAAGGCCATCAGAAGAACGAAAGAATGCGATTTTACTAGAAAAAGTGAACGGACCGGGTACGTATTTGACTGAACCGCATTATGACTGGGCATTGGCGGTAGTAAGGAACTATTTTTACGCCCAGGCCAAGAAAGTGAAGATTGAATCACTGAAGAATTCATCCTACCAGCCATTGGCGGAGGCAGCAGTCAAAGTCAATATGGAACTTTACTACCATCTATTGCACTGGAAGACATGGTTCTCCCAGCTAGTGAGTGCCGGTGGAGAGGCAAGGCCGAGGATGGAAGAAGCGATAGCAAAAGTGTTTGATGAACTAGAAGGACTGTTCTCCATGGGTGATCAGGCCGAAGAGTTCACAAAACACCATTTGATAGATTCAGAGGAAGATTTAAGGACGAGATGGATTCAAATGATGTCACCTGTTTTTGAAAGCCTGGGTCTCAAGATGCCGGATCAATTCGGAATGAAAAGCGGAAATGGGCGAAATGGCGAGCATACAGCTGATTTGCAGGCTGCTTTGGATACTTTGGGCGAGGTCTATAGCTTCGATCCGGCAGCGAGCTGGTGATGCTTGATGCTAAGAGATAAAGTCATTGAAGCCTTGCAAGCTGTCAAAGACCCTGAAATCGACAGTGTATCGATTGTCGAGCTCGGCATGCTTGAGGAGCTGGAAATCCAAACAGACAAAGTCTTGATAAAGCTATTGCCGACCTTCATGGGCTGTCCGGCACTTGATATTATTAAAAACAATGTGATCAATACGGTATCGAGCGTTGAAGGAGTGGAAAACGTCGAAGTGAAATTCATTTTCCATCCTCCTTGGACTTCAGACCGGGTGACTGAGCTAGGCAGGGAAAAGCTAAAGGAATTTGGCATCGCACCGCCGCCAAGGCATATTGAGGAAACGGGCGAGTGGCAAGCTGATTGCCCTTACTGTGGATCCACCTATACGACAATGGAAAACCTTTTTGGCCCGACTGCCTGCCGCAGCATCCTATACTGCAAATCATGCAAAAACCCATTCGAAGCAATGAAACCTGTATCAACTTTGATGTGACGCCAAAGTCGAAAAAAGAAACTCTGGTGCCATATCAATTGATTAATAGCTTCAAGAAGCAAAGCATATATTCTATTTGGTCTATAAAAATTTGAAAAGAAAAGGGAGAGATTTTTAATGGTAAAACTAATCGCGATTTATAAGCATCCACAGGATAAAGAGGCATTTGACAAGCACTATTTTGAAACACACGCTCCACTGACTGCAAAAATCCCAGGACTTCGCAAAATGGAAGTGACTCGCATCGTCGGCAGCCCAATGGGTGGAGAGGGCAAATACTATTTAATGTGTGAAATGTACTATGACGACCATGAAGCATTAAAAGCTGGGATGAAATCTGCTGAAGGCAAAGCTTCTGGAAAGGATGTTATGAGTTTTGCGGGTGATCTGGTCACGATGATGATCGGTGAAGAAGTGAATGAATAAAAACTTTGAAATGATCGAAACGACTGTAAAAGGACAAATCGGATTAATCGAGCTGAACCGCCCGAAAGTCTTGAATGCCCTGAACAGGCAAATGGTTTCTGAAGTTCTTTCTGCTATGGAAGCATACGACAATGATCCCGCGGTGAAGGTCATTGTCCTCGCCGGAAAAGGAAGGGCATTCGCTGCAGGCGCAGATATCGATGAAATGATGGACGCGAATGCCATCAGCATGGAAACGTTGAATCAGTTCACCGACTGGGACCGGCTTGCCTGGATCAAGAAACCGGTCATCGGGGCTGTGCACGGGTTCGCGCTTGGAGGTGCTTTTGAATTGGCACTATGCTGCGATATGCTGTTCGCTGCTGAGACTGCAGAGTTTGGGTTTCCAGAAGTCAACCTTGGCGTGATGCCGGGAGCAGGCGGTACCCAGAGACTGACAAAGCTCGTCGGGAAAACGAAGGCAATGGAATGGATTCTTAGCGGCAAGCGTATTACCGCAAAGGAAGCCTTGCATTATGGAATCATCAATTCAACTTTTGCAGAGGAAGTATTGATGGAAGAAACCCTGAAGTTTGCGCATACAATCGCAAAACAGGCGCCAATTGCCGTCAGGCTGATCAAGGAGTCTGTACTTAAAGCGGTCGATTACCCTTTATATGAAGGCATGCAATATGAGCGCAAGAACTTCTATATGCTTTTTGCGACAGAAGATCAGAAGGAAGGCATGAGGGCTTTCAAAGAAAAACGAAAGCCAGATTTTAAAGGGAAATAAGGGGGTACATATCTGTGTTTGAAACCGTTTTATATGAAGTGCGGAATCAGGTAGCCTACATCACCCTGAACCGTCCTGATAAATTGAATGCCTTCACTCAGCAGTTGAACAAGGAAATCCAGAGTGCAATCAAGTCTGCATCCCGCGATAAAGAAGTAAGAGCACTGGTGATCACAGGTGCAGGCAGAGCTTTTTGCTCCGGGGAGGACCTGGCTGGTGTATCCGATGAGATGGACCACGGTGAGGTGCTTCGCAAACGCTATAATCCAATGCTGATGGAGCTAAACCGTTGTGAAAAGCCTGTGATAGCAGCTGTCAATGGTGTGGCGGCAGGAGCCGGGATGAGCCTTGCGCTCGCCTGTGATTTCCGGATTGCTTCTGAAAAAGCTAGTTTTGTAGAAGCGTTTATCCATGTCGGCCTTGTGCCTGATGCCGGCAATCTGTATTATCTTCCACGGCTTATCGGCCATGCAAAAGCGATGGAGCTTGCTGTATTTGGGGAGAAAATACCGGCAGATAAGGCAAAGGATCTTGGTCTTGTTACGGAAGTCTATTCATTGGACAACTGGAACGACCATGTCGCTTCATTTGCAGAAAGACTGGCCAATATGCCAACGAAGGCAATCGGCCTGATCAAGAGGAACTTGAAGGCGAGCTGGGATTCAAGTATTGAGGAATTTCTGGAAAGAGATGCCCAGAGCCAGAGAATTGCAGGGCAATCTGCCGACCATAAGGAAGGCGTCCAGGCATTCATGGAAAAAAGAAAACCCGTATTCAAAGGTGAATAAGGAAAGTATTCAATCTACTTAAAGGAGATGTTAAGCGTGACAACAGTAAAAGAGCAAAAATTCGAAGCAATGGCAGTAAAACGCGAGACATATCAATTGATCATCAATGGAGTTCGCCAGGACAGCGTAAATGGTGAAACGTACAAAGTCTACAATCCAGCGACAGGCGCGGAAGTTGCAACTGTGGCCAAGGCATCAAAGGAAGATGCAGAACTTGCAGTCCAGGCGGCGAGAAATGCGTTCGACTTCGGAAAGTGGCGTCATTTCCCTGTGAACAAGCGCTCTCGCACACTGAATAAAATCGCTTCAATTATGCGGTCCAGGTTCAATGAGCTAGTAGAGTTGGAGATTCTTGATACAGGTAAATCACTCGCTGCAGCGCAGGGACAAGTAATGCAGGCGATTGAGGACTTTGAATTTTACGCAGGTGCCATCGTCAGCCACCGCGGTGCAGTAAACAGCATGCCTGGTGCATTCCAGAATATCACCGAAAAAGAACCTGTCGGCGTTTGTGCCCAAATCATTCCTTGGAACTATCCAATGATGATGGCAGCGTGGAAAATCGCCCCAGCGATCGCAGTTGGCTGCTCCGTTGTAGTTAAACCAGCTTCATTAACACCGCTGACTGCCATTGTCCTTGGTGAGATTTGTATTGAAGCAGGCGTTCCGGAAGGCGTAGTGAATGTCATTCCTGGTTCAGGTTCTGTTGTGGGCAACTATCTAGTTGAACATGAAAAAGTCGACAAAGTTGCGTTCACAGGATCCACGCCTATCGGTAAGGATATCATGGCGAGAGCTTCCCAAACGTTAAAGCGCGTGACCCTTGAACTTGGCGGAAAGTCACCGAGCATCGTTTTTGAAGATGCGGATGTGGATGCTGCCGTAGCAGGTTCTCTTTTCGGGATCTTCTACAATACAGGACAATCATGTGAAGCGCGTTCTCGTTTGTATGTACATGAGGATGTATACGATGAGTTCATGGAGAAATTCGTCGCAAAAACAAAGCAGCTTAAGCTTGGCAATCCATTTGATAAAGAAACGCATGTTGGTGCTGTCATCAGCCAGGAGCAAATGAATGTAATCGACGGCTATGTGAAATCCGCGGTCGAAGATGGAGCACAAGTTCTGACAGGCGGTAAGGCTGCGAGTCTTGAAGGCTATGAAAATGGCTACTGGTATGAGCCTACCATCATCGCTGAAACAGATCACAGCATGAAAGCTGTGAACGAAGAAATCTTCGGGCCAGTTGTCGTGGTCATGAAATTCAAGGATGAAAAGGAAGCAGTCAAACTGGCAAATGACAGTGAATATGGACTTGGATCTGCGATCTGGACAAAGGACTACGGCCGTGCAACAAGGGTATCAAAGCAAATCCAGGCAGGTATCGTCATGGTAAACTGCCCGTTCTCCGCTTTCCCTGGCACACCGTTCGGCGGCTACAAACAATCCGGGTTCGGCCGCGAACTTTGCATCGAAACACTGGACTTATATACAGAAACAAAGAGTATCGTCTCTTACTACGGCAGCCGCCCGCTAAATCCGTTTAACGTCTAATCACGAGGCGAGCACTCTATGATCCGGGTGCTCGCCTTTCAATTTTTATGATCAGGAGGAGTATATAATGAAGAAACTCGTCGTAATCGGTTCTGGCGTTATGGGCAGAGGCATCGCATACGTCAGCTGCATAGGCGGATTCGAGACCGTACTGATTGATGTGGAAGAAAAACAGCTTCTTAACGCCGAACAAGAAATCAACAGCATATTTGAAAAAGGGATTGCTCGAGGTAAAGTAACGATAGACGATGCAGAAACTGCCAAGGCAAGGTTAAAATATTCAAACTTCCTTGCCGAGAACGTGAGGGATGCGGATTTGATTATCGAGGCAGTACCTGAAAAGATCGATATCAAGAAAACGATCTTTGAAGTGATTGACCAGCACGCGCCAGAACATTGCTTGTTTGCGTCTAATACTTCGACTATGAGCCCGACAGAAATTGCTTCTTTTACGAAGCGACCTGAAAAGGTCATTGCGATGCATTTCTTTAACCCGGTGCATAAAATGCCGCTTGTTGAGATTATTCGTGGTCTTGAAACGAGCGATGAAACAGCAGAAGCAATCCAGAATGCTGCAATCCAAATGGGCAAGGAAACTGTCATCATCAATGAATTTCCTGGCTTTGTCACAAGCCGGATCAGCGCGCTTGTTGGCAATGAGGCATTTTACATGCTACAAGAAGGATTGGGCTCTCCAGAAGATATCGACAAAGCCATCAAGCTAGGGTTGAATTACCCGATGGGCCCGTTCGAATTGGGTGATCTGGTAGGTCTTGATACTCGTCTGAACAATTTGAAATACCTGCATGAGAAGCTCGGTGAAAAATACCGCCCGGCTCCATTGCTAGAGCAATATGTAAAAGCAGGCCGCCTTGGCAGGAAGACCGGGCGCGGTGTGTACGATTATAGAGAGTCAGTTACCACGAAATAAGGGGGATGGCAATGAGAGAAGTTGTAATTGTCGATGCAGTCAGGACACCTATTGGAAGATACAACGGCAGCCTCCGTCAAATCCGTCCGGATGATTTAGGGGCAATTGTCATCAAAGCATTGGTCGAACGCAATCCTGGCGTGCCTGCAGCTGAAATTGAAGAAGTAGTTCTGGGCAATGCGAACCAGGCAGGCGAAGATAACCGGAATGTCGCAAGAATGTCCGGACTTTTGGCGGGACTGCCTGTAGAGGTTGCTGGGACCACCATCAACCGATTATGCGGGTCCGGCCTGGATGCAGTCAACTATGCGGCCAGAGCAATTTTAGCAGGAGAAGGTGACATCTTCATTGCCGGCGGGACGGAAAGCATGACAAGGGCGCCATTCGTGATGGCGAAGCCGGAAAAGGATTTTCCACGTGGCAATATGGAGATGTTCGACACGACCATTGGCTGGCGTTTCGTCAATAGCAAACTGAAGGAAATGTATGGAACAGACAGCATGCCAGAGACAGCAGAGAATGTCGCGAAAAAGTATGGCATCTCAAGGGAAGCACAGGACGAATTTGCTGCAGAAAGCCAGCTGCGTGCACAAAATGCGATTGAAGCCGGGCGATTTGAAAACGAAATCGTTCCAGTTGTTTATGAAGATAAAAAGGGAAACAAGACGGTAATTGACCGTGACGAACATCCACGGCCCGGAACGAAGGTTGAAAAACTGGCAAAGTTGAAGCCTTTATTCATGGATGGGACGGTCACTGCGGGCAATGCATCTGGTGTGAATGACGGTGCATCGGCTTTGTTATTGATGAGTCGTGAGAAAGCAGAAGAACTTGGATTGAAGCCGCTGGCTAAATATATTGTGTCAGCGACAGCTGGGTTGGAGCCTTCGATCATGGGGATGGGTCCTGTTTATGCGGTCCAAAAGGCTTTGAAGCGGGCCAATTTAACCGTAAGGGATATGGACCTGATTGAATTGAATGAGGCGTTCGCTGCCCAGTCCCTAGGATGCATCCAGGAGCTGGAACTTGACCAATCCAAGGTAAATGTAAATGGAGGAGCAATAGCATTCGGCCATCC
This portion of the Mesobacillus sp. S13 genome encodes:
- a CDS encoding aldehyde dehydrogenase family protein; the protein is MTTVKEQKFEAMAVKRETYQLIINGVRQDSVNGETYKVYNPATGAEVATVAKASKEDAELAVQAARNAFDFGKWRHFPVNKRSRTLNKIASIMRSRFNELVELEILDTGKSLAAAQGQVMQAIEDFEFYAGAIVSHRGAVNSMPGAFQNITEKEPVGVCAQIIPWNYPMMMAAWKIAPAIAVGCSVVVKPASLTPLTAIVLGEICIEAGVPEGVVNVIPGSGSVVGNYLVEHEKVDKVAFTGSTPIGKDIMARASQTLKRVTLELGGKSPSIVFEDADVDAAVAGSLFGIFYNTGQSCEARSRLYVHEDVYDEFMEKFVAKTKQLKLGNPFDKETHVGAVISQEQMNVIDGYVKSAVEDGAQVLTGGKAASLEGYENGYWYEPTIIAETDHSMKAVNEEIFGPVVVVMKFKDEKEAVKLANDSEYGLGSAIWTKDYGRATRVSKQIQAGIVMVNCPFSAFPGTPFGGYKQSGFGRELCIETLDLYTETKSIVSYYGSRPLNPFNV
- the paaC gene encoding 1,2-phenylacetyl-CoA epoxidase subunit PaaC — encoded protein: MKYELEDALKNEALRDAAVELLFQLADDDFMIAYRGSEWLGLAPHIEEDVAFSSISQDTMGHAAMFYQLLSDLGAGDADQLAHARPSEERKNAILLEKVNGPGTYLTEPHYDWALAVVRNYFYAQAKKVKIESLKNSSYQPLAEAAVKVNMELYYHLLHWKTWFSQLVSAGGEARPRMEEAIAKVFDELEGLFSMGDQAEEFTKHHLIDSEEDLRTRWIQMMSPVFESLGLKMPDQFGMKSGNGRNGEHTADLQAALDTLGEVYSFDPAASW
- the paaD gene encoding 1,2-phenylacetyl-CoA epoxidase subunit PaaD; translation: MLRDKVIEALQAVKDPEIDSVSIVELGMLEELEIQTDKVLIKLLPTFMGCPALDIIKNNVINTVSSVEGVENVEVKFIFHPPWTSDRVTELGREKLKEFGIAPPPRHIEETGEWQADCPYCGSTYTTMENLFGPTACRSILYCKSCKNPFEAMKPVSTLM
- a CDS encoding 3-hydroxyacyl-CoA dehydrogenase, which gives rise to MKKLVVIGSGVMGRGIAYVSCIGGFETVLIDVEEKQLLNAEQEINSIFEKGIARGKVTIDDAETAKARLKYSNFLAENVRDADLIIEAVPEKIDIKKTIFEVIDQHAPEHCLFASNTSTMSPTEIASFTKRPEKVIAMHFFNPVHKMPLVEIIRGLETSDETAEAIQNAAIQMGKETVIINEFPGFVTSRISALVGNEAFYMLQEGLGSPEDIDKAIKLGLNYPMGPFELGDLVGLDTRLNNLKYLHEKLGEKYRPAPLLEQYVKAGRLGRKTGRGVYDYRESVTTK
- a CDS encoding enoyl-CoA hydratase-related protein, which gives rise to MFETVLYEVRNQVAYITLNRPDKLNAFTQQLNKEIQSAIKSASRDKEVRALVITGAGRAFCSGEDLAGVSDEMDHGEVLRKRYNPMLMELNRCEKPVIAAVNGVAAGAGMSLALACDFRIASEKASFVEAFIHVGLVPDAGNLYYLPRLIGHAKAMELAVFGEKIPADKAKDLGLVTEVYSLDNWNDHVASFAERLANMPTKAIGLIKRNLKASWDSSIEEFLERDAQSQRIAGQSADHKEGVQAFMEKRKPVFKGE
- a CDS encoding EthD family reductase; this translates as MVKLIAIYKHPQDKEAFDKHYFETHAPLTAKIPGLRKMEVTRIVGSPMGGEGKYYLMCEMYYDDHEALKAGMKSAEGKASGKDVMSFAGDLVTMMIGEEVNE
- a CDS encoding enoyl-CoA hydratase-related protein — protein: MNKNFEMIETTVKGQIGLIELNRPKVLNALNRQMVSEVLSAMEAYDNDPAVKVIVLAGKGRAFAAGADIDEMMDANAISMETLNQFTDWDRLAWIKKPVIGAVHGFALGGAFELALCCDMLFAAETAEFGFPEVNLGVMPGAGGTQRLTKLVGKTKAMEWILSGKRITAKEALHYGIINSTFAEEVLMEETLKFAHTIAKQAPIAVRLIKESVLKAVDYPLYEGMQYERKNFYMLFATEDQKEGMRAFKEKRKPDFKGK